From Puniceicoccaceae bacterium:
TGCAGGCACTTCCTGAAGATGAATTATTGTGGCTGCAATCCATGCCTCCTGTTCTGCCGGACGAAGCAGAGATTCCTGTGGCGCAATTTGAGGGCAGCTCGCGCTTCAAGACCGAATACAGGGAAAGGCTTTCTTCGATTTATGGTCGAGGTCGGCAAATGATCTCCGGTGCGCATTTCAACTTCTCCCTCAGTGAAACGTTTCTGACAGACCTCGCACGGGTGCGGGGTGAGCCAGTCGATATGATTCGGGATCTGTGCTACATGAAAATGGTGCGCAATCTCATGCGTCATCGCTGGTGGCTGGTGGGTGCTTTGGGGCGGAGTCCGAGCAGTGATCCTTCGCTCAAGTTGAAGTCCTTCGATTCGGAGCAACTGTTTCCGGTGTGTTGCGATTTTGGGGTTTCGATTCGGTCCAGCCGTATTGGTTACCGCAATCCACATCCTCTCGAAACCGACTATTGCACACTGGAGAGTTATCTGGAAGCGCTCGACACCCACATTCGTGAGGGAAAACTGCTCAACCGCAATGAACTCTACATGCCAGTGCGCTTGAAGCTGGACGCACAGGGAGAGCGCATTTCCCATCTGGAAGTGCGATTGCTTGATCTGGATCCGGAGGATGCGATTGGCATGCCGCTCGCATCACTGCAATTACTGCACCTTTTCTGTCTGTTTGCCTTGCTCGAACCTGAGCCGGGTCCATTCGATTCGACCCAGCAGCAAATCGCCGATGAGCGGCAGAATCTGGTTGCAGTGGCCGGATTCTCCGGAGAAACGACCTGTTGTGGAATTCATCTCAAGGGAGAAGAGTTGCAGGGAGAAGCACTTGAAATTGGTCGCAAGATGCGTGCGTTGCTCGAGGCTCTGCCCTGGTCAGCCGAGCAGCGATCTTGCATCCTGGAAGGCATTCAGCGATTGGAACAGGTTGCCGCCGGGCATGAGGCACATCCCTCCTCAAAGCTCATTGCGGCAGTACGTGAGCAGGGTTTCATCCCTTACCATCTTGAGCGTGCAGTGCGATCCAGGCAGGAGATGAACAAGGCGCATTTTCGCTTTCACGGGTTTGAGGATATGGAACTCTCCACGCAGTTGCTGCTGCGTGAGGCCACCACCAGAGGGGTTCATTTTGACATCCTTGACCGAAGTGAAAACTTTGTACGCCTGCACAAGCTTGGCAAGGAGGAGTATGTCATGCAAGCGACGCGAACCTCACTCGACCGCTACAGCCATGTACTGCTGATGGCCAATAAGGTGACCACCAAGCATGTACTCGCGCATGCGGGGTTGCGTGTTCCTGACGGAATTCACGCCAGCCATGCGGATGAAGCACTGCAACACTGGCATCGTGTGCAGGGGAAGGCCGTTGTGGTGAAGCCGAAGAGCACGAATTTTGGGATCGGCATCACGATCTTGAAGGAAAACAATCGTCGAGATGCCTATGAGCGCGCAGTGCACGCCGCATTTCAAGAGGATCGTGAAATTCTCGTTGAAAGCTTCGTGCCGGGCAAGGAATTCCGATTCTTCCTCATTGACAGTCAGGTTGTGGCGATCCTGCACCGGGTTCCGGCAAATGTCTGTGGAGATGGTCAACACTGCATTCGGGAGCTGGTTGAAAACAAAAACCGCGATCCCCTGCGAGGGAAAGGGTATCGCACTCCGCTGGAAAAAATCGGTCTTGGCGATGCAGAGGCCTGGTTTCTTGAATCCCAGGGCTACGATTTTGACACGATCCCTGCCAAGGGAACCACGGTTTACCTTCGCGAAAACTCAAACATCAGTACCGGTGGTGACAGCATTGATTTCACCGAGCGGGTGCATGTGAGTTACCATGAACTCGCATCCCGTGCAGCAAATGCCATTGGGGTAAGAATCACAGGCCTGGATATGATGATTGAGGATTATGGTACACCAGCCAGTGAAGGCAACTACGCCATCATTGAGATGAATTTTAACCCGGCCATCCACATCCATTGCTTTCCCTATGAAGGGAAGAACCGACATCTCGACAAGGCATTGTTGAATCAGCTTGGTTTCCTTTGAGTGCTTGCGAGTTGACCTGGTTCGTTTTGTGCAAGCCTGGAAGTCCAGGCATTTCCAGCTTTCCTTTCCCGCATTGCATTGGCATGCTCGGTGCATGATTTATCTGATCGACGGTTACAATCTGGTGTTTCGCAGCTTTTATGCCATCCGCGAACTCCGGCGTTCGGATGGGTTTCCCACAAATGCCATTCACGGTTGGGTCAAGACGCTATGGTATTTACAGGATCGTGCGGATTGTGATCGCCTGATCGTGTTTTTTGACCGAGGCGCGGATGAACGGGAGGAATTGTTGCCTGAATACAAAAAAAACCGAAAGGAAACACCACCTGAATTGGAAGCACAGGTGCCCTGGATCAAGGAGCTTACACATCTGATGGGGCTGTCCATCGTGGAAAAGGAGGGTGTCGAGGCGGATGATTTGATCGGTGCCTATGCCAGTCAGTATGCAAGTGAATCGAATCCGGTTGTGATTGTCAGCGCTGACAAGGATCTTGCGCAGTGCCTCAATGCTCACGTTCACCAGCTCCTGCCACCTCCGACGGCCAATCCTCGGTTGGGCTGGCGCATGATGACGGTGGACAGGGTTCCAGAGCGATTGGGTGTCCCTGCGGAACGTGTGGCTGACTACCTGGCATTGGTGGGCGACACTGCAGACAATATTCCGGGGCTTCCCGGGGTTGGCCCAAAGACTGCAGCAAAGTGGCTGCTCGAACACGGTGATCTGGAAACCATCATCGCGAAGGCAAACTATTTGACACCTCCGCGCTTTCAGGGACTGGTTGCCCAGAGCGCTGAGCGCCTGCGCATGAATCTCAAGCTCACGACGTTGGACTGCAGTCACGAGGTGAACTGTGATCAGGTCCCTCCGGTGCAGCTGGAGCAGCTGGAGCAAAAGCTGCTGGAACTGGAGATGAAGCGTTCCGCTGTAGATGTTCGAAAACGATATGCCTTAAAGTGATCAATTTGTCTGATTGGCACGGATGAAGCTTAATGATTTGTGTTCACAGGTTCTGATCTTCGTTAGTCAGAAAATCATCACGTTTAGGGGTATATATAGCGAGGGTCCGTTGCTTTTTGGGGTTGCAACGGACCCGCTTTATTTCTGGAAATCAG
This genomic window contains:
- the gshAB gene encoding bifunctional glutamate--cysteine ligase GshA/glutathione synthetase GshB, whose translation is MSQSRRCDGNFINLEFLKAHEGLPALSVRGRFGLEKEHVRCMTDGRLAMTPHPERLGSKADHPFITTDFSESQIEMITPPLPSLHEAHGFLTTLHQIVLQALPEDELLWLQSMPPVLPDEAEIPVAQFEGSSRFKTEYRERLSSIYGRGRQMISGAHFNFSLSETFLTDLARVRGEPVDMIRDLCYMKMVRNLMRHRWWLVGALGRSPSSDPSLKLKSFDSEQLFPVCCDFGVSIRSSRIGYRNPHPLETDYCTLESYLEALDTHIREGKLLNRNELYMPVRLKLDAQGERISHLEVRLLDLDPEDAIGMPLASLQLLHLFCLFALLEPEPGPFDSTQQQIADERQNLVAVAGFSGETTCCGIHLKGEELQGEALEIGRKMRALLEALPWSAEQRSCILEGIQRLEQVAAGHEAHPSSKLIAAVREQGFIPYHLERAVRSRQEMNKAHFRFHGFEDMELSTQLLLREATTRGVHFDILDRSENFVRLHKLGKEEYVMQATRTSLDRYSHVLLMANKVTTKHVLAHAGLRVPDGIHASHADEALQHWHRVQGKAVVVKPKSTNFGIGITILKENNRRDAYERAVHAAFQEDREILVESFVPGKEFRFFLIDSQVVAILHRVPANVCGDGQHCIRELVENKNRDPLRGKGYRTPLEKIGLGDAEAWFLESQGYDFDTIPAKGTTVYLRENSNISTGGDSIDFTERVHVSYHELASRAANAIGVRITGLDMMIEDYGTPASEGNYAIIEMNFNPAIHIHCFPYEGKNRHLDKALLNQLGFL
- a CDS encoding 5'-3' exonuclease H3TH domain-containing protein; the encoded protein is MIYLIDGYNLVFRSFYAIRELRRSDGFPTNAIHGWVKTLWYLQDRADCDRLIVFFDRGADEREELLPEYKKNRKETPPELEAQVPWIKELTHLMGLSIVEKEGVEADDLIGAYASQYASESNPVVIVSADKDLAQCLNAHVHQLLPPPTANPRLGWRMMTVDRVPERLGVPAERVADYLALVGDTADNIPGLPGVGPKTAAKWLLEHGDLETIIAKANYLTPPRFQGLVAQSAERLRMNLKLTTLDCSHEVNCDQVPPVQLEQLEQKLLELEMKRSAVDVRKRYALK